A genome region from Sebastes umbrosus isolate fSebUmb1 chromosome 22, fSebUmb1.pri, whole genome shotgun sequence includes the following:
- the dok1b gene encoding docking protein 1b — MDTHVKEGQLYVQHQKFGKKWKKNWFVLYPASQNGIARLEFYDSPSGGGGGAGGGSGSGSNEKTRKLDKKIIRLSECISILPALTESCPKENMSAFCVETNDKTHVFSAEKNVAKDWMDTMCDIAFQGGGGSGSSSSTAADSNGGAQDLQMSENLIYYSREEVNEFWVSVQRTEASDRCGLTGSYWLKAENDILILKDPKTKRKILVWPYKLLRRYGRDRVMFSFEAGRRCDSGPGNFTFETKQGNEIFTLVDQAIQSQKVQAEERHLSCPVNFDPDCPASLQHIRGAVPSIVTTGSGDSSSCSSREADGDSGGSKPGSADGVLGKREGGDGGGGGGGRGQGTAGGLKGRSLPEPPAMLGVLGGGVVPQKAPRGQAAAKGLSSADEHAGLYSEPADSVRLPLHSTDALYSDPVDSIKGQSNPSIPPVPNPRVRPVGDESLGGQGDHLLGGSNHRKPPDLYSHVYDRISLELNQKTTAMSLNGAGGGGRGVNSHRRPPGGQAEGASSPPTLRPEHIYDEPEGCAKGGANIPVSLGMSIYDEARLEPPSQRRQEEVAAPSGPEGTYSTPSHGKLSESHRHSPPQLGPNRGMPQPPAPRWPKPVTAPKPGRARKEPMPLPPGKHAGPGSNVNNNNNIWGGGDGGRELYSQVSKKKSPNSWNSQHHQAPLRSPDIIYDNLGDI, encoded by the exons AAATGGAAGAAGAACTGGTTCGTCCTCTACCCCGCCAGCCAAAACGGCATCGCCCGCCTCGAGTTCTACGACTCGCCCTCGGGCGGAGGGGGCGGGGCCGGCGGAGGCTCGGGAAGCGGGTCCAATGAGAAAACCAGGAAGCTCGACAAGAAGATCATCCGCCTATCCGAGTGCATCTCCATCCTGCCGGCGCTGACGGAGAGCTGCCCCAAAGAAAACATGTCAGCTTTCTGCGTGGAGACCAACGACAAGACGCACGTGTTCTCTGCGGAGAAGAACGTCGCCAAGGACTGGATGGATACCATGTGTGACATCGCATTTCAG ggaggaggcggcagcggcagcagcagcagtactgCTGCAGACTCTAATGGAGGAGCTCAGGACCTGCAGATGTCTGAAAACCTCATCTACTACTCCAGAGAGGAGG TGAACGAGTTCTGGGTGAGCGTTCAGCGTACCGAGGCGTCAGATCGCTGCGGGCTGACGGGCAGCTACTGGCTGAAAGCGGAAAACGACATCTTGATCTTGAAGGACCCGAAGACCAAGAGGAAGATTCTGGTGTGGCCCTACAAGCTGCTGAGGAGATACGGGCGAGACAGG GTGATGTTTTCGTTCGAGGCGGGCCGACGCTGCGACTCGGGCCCCGGCAACTTCACCTTCGAGACCAAGCAAGGCAACGAGATCTTCACGCTGGTGGACCAGGCCATCCAGTCGCAGAAGGTGCAGGCCGAGGAGCGCCACCTCAGCTGCCCCGTCAACTTTGACCCGGACTGCCCCGCGTCGCTGCAGCACATACGCGGCGCCGTTCCCAGTATCGTAACGACAGGAAGcggagacagcagcagctgcagcagtcgGGAGGCGGACGGTGATTCCGGCGGCAGCAAGCCGGGCTCTGCTGACGGCGTGCTCGGGAAGAGAGaaggtggagatggaggaggaggaggaggaggaagggggcaAGGCACAGCAGGAGGACTCAAGGGGAGGAGTTTACCAGAACCACCAGCCATGTTGGGGGTTTTGGGAGGTGGCGTGGTCCCTCAAAAGGCTCCCAGGGGGCAGGCGGCAGCTAAAGGTCTCTCATCAGCTGATGAACATGCAGGTCTTTATTCTGAGCCAGCAGATTCAGTCCGCCTGCCTCTGCACAGCACCGACGCCCTCTACTCCGACCCAGTGGACAGCATCAAAGGTCAAAGCAACCCATCCATCCCTCCGGTGCCCAACCCACGCGTCCGACCAGTAGGAGACGAGTCTTTGGGAGGCCAAGGGGATCATCTCCTCGGAGGCAGCAACCACAGGAAGCCACCGGACCTGTACTCGCACGTGTACGACCGGATCAGCCTGGAGCTGAACCAGAAAACGACCGCGATGAGTCTAAACGGGGcgggagggggaggaagaggggtgAACAGTCACAGGCGACCCCCAGGAGGTCAAGCAGAAGGGGCCTCATCACCTCCCACTCTTCGTCCGGAGCACATATACGACGAACCCGAGGGCTGCGCCAAAGGAGGCGCTAACATTCCCGTTAGTTTAGGGATGAGTATTTATGACGAGGCCCGTTTGGAGCCCCCCAGCCAGAGGAGACAGGAAGAGGTGGCGGCCCCGTCGGGACCGGAGGGAACTTACAGCACCCCCTCCCACGGCAAGCTGTCGGAGTCCCACAGACACTCGCCTCCGCAGCTGGGCCCCAACCGCGGCATGCCGCAACCTCCGGCTCCGAGGTGGCCCAAACCCGTCACCGCCCCCAAGCCGGGGAGGGCTCGGAAGGAGCCGATGCCGCTGCCCCCCGGGAAACACGCAGGTCCTGGAAGTAatgtgaacaacaacaacaatatttgGGGAGGAGGAGACGGGGGGAGGGAGCTTTACAGTCAAGTGTCAAAGAAGAAATCTCCTAATTCGTGGAACAGCCAGCACCACCAGGCGCCGCTGAGATCACCTGATATCATCTATGACAATTTAGGAGATATTTGA